In Pseudomonadota bacterium, the genomic window AGTGGCCTGCCACGTGCAATTCGACCCCCACACTTTGTGATTGACAACTGCCGATATTAACATAGACACTACGAATGGTCTCGCGAGCCATTTGCTCAGCCAGATGCACCGCATTCAGGATTGACAATTCTGCATCTTGCATATCAATAATGTTGCCAGCACGCAAACCTTTGGATGCTTGATGACCCACACCGATCACCCGCAGATGTTCGGACCCATCAATCCGGGCAATCGCGCAGCAAACCTTACTGGTTCCAACGTCAAGCGCAGCAATTAAATTATCATGGGGATAACTGTTCCCCTTACGAATACGGTTAAAGACCATGATTTTTGCTGATTCCTTCTAAGCCAACAAGCAATTGCATTCTCTAACGCCCAGAATGCAAATTTTGATTATGCAAAGCAAGCGGTAATCCATAGAATGCATAAAAAAATCAGAAATCAGAAGTCACTCAAACAAAACCGATACCGATTCCTCGCGCGCAATACGGTCAATCGCTTCACCCAACAAACTGGCAACGGAGAATATCCGAATTTTAGAACAATTTCGCACCTCTTCTCGGGCTTCAATGCTATCAGTGATCACCAGCTCCCGAATAGATGATTCTTTAATACACCCCACCGCAGTACCAGAAAACACACCGTGGGTTACGTAAGCATTTACCGAGTTGGCTCCAGCTTCCATCAACGATTGAGCCGCATTACAAAGTGTGCTACTTGAGTCAACGATGTCATCAACCAAAATACAATCCTTACCCACCACATCCCCAATTATATTCATCACCGATGAAGCTCCTGGATGATCGCGGCGCTTATCAACAATTACCAGACCCGCCCCTATACGTCTTGCAACAGAGCGAGCTCGGCCAATTCCACCAATATCAGGAGTAACAATGGTAACCGCCCCTTTGGTAAACTGCTGCTGGATATTGCGGGCAAAAATCGCTGACACAAAAAGATTATCGGTGGGAATATCAAAAAATCCCTGAATTTGTCCAGCATGCATATCAATGGTCAAGACACGATTGGCACCTGCCTGGCAGATCAAGTTGGCTACTAGTTTGGCAGAAATCGGAGTTCTCGGCCCGGTTTTCCGGTCCTGACGGGCATAGCCGTAATATGGCATAACCGTGGTAATGCGCCGAGCTGAGCCTCGTCTGAGGGTATCGATAATGATCAAAAGCTCCATCAGGTTGTCATTAGCCGGATAGGACGTCGGTTGAATCACAAACACATCTTCGCCGCGGACATTGTCCTGTACTTCTACAAATATTTCCTTATCTGCAAAACGTCTGATGCTCACCTGTGCCAATGAACGCTCAAGAAAATCTGCAACAGCTTCAGCCAAAGGCCGGTTACTGTTACCACTGATGAGTTTCATAAATCAAATTTTCCCTGTTCAATACTTTCGTTGTGCTAAAAATCTATCAAGAGATGTCGATTGTGTAAACCATAATAGGGCCACCTCCTCATAACGACATATAGCACCAAGAATGCTATTTTGACCCTAAAAACCCAAAATAGTTAAAGTATACTTGCACTAAATGGTCAAAATTGTTAACCTAGCTTACATGAAAATTGCTAAAGAAGAACTCATCTCCATTCTGGGTCAGTTCAATCCATGGTGGCACGGAGAATCAATTGCCGATTTACCAAATTGGAAGCGAGCTGCTTACAGAGAACTGCTTCTATGGGTGCAAGCTCCACCTGCTCCCAGGGCAGTCATGTTATCTGGAGCCAGGCAAGTCGGCAAAACAACACTTATATTGCAGACAATAGCAGAACTACTAAAACAGGGAGAGCCAGCAGCTAATATCCTTTATGTAACGCTTGACCACCCTATTTTAAAACTTGCTGGCATCATGAAGGTTCTTGAAGCGTGGCGCGAAAGAGAGCCTAAGCAAGAAGGTGATGAATATATTTTTATTGATGAGGCACAATTTATTCCAGATTGGGGGACCTGGGTGAAGCACCAAGTTGATTTCGAAAAGAAAAGACATATAGTATTAACTGGATCAGCCATGCCGCTCATGAGCAAGGATCAAGAGTCTGGGGTTGGTCGCTGGCATACAATTAAGATTACTACCCTCTCATTCTTTGAATATCTTCAAATCAAAAATGTAAATTTGCCCCCTCTACCTGATATAAAATCGTTACGTGAGTTATTTTCTTGGGAGAAAGTGAACTTTTATAGGCTCACTGAGCTCGGGGCTTACTACACTGGTCATTTTCATGAATATCTTGTCAGAGGGGGATTTCCGCAAACAACCCTTGTAGAAACAGTAACCCAAGCCCAAAAACTGCTTCGAGAAGATATTATCGATAAAGCTCTCAAACGTGATATGACTGCTCTTTTTGGCGTGCGCCGGATTTTAGACCTTGAACAATTATTTCTCTATCTTTGCATGCATGATGGAGGACTTTTGGATATGGCTACTTTGTGTAAGAACCTTCGTATCAAACGACCAACAGCACAGAACTTTTTAGAACTTCTTGAAGCAACCCATCTTATCTATAAACTGCCACCTTATGGATATGGTAAGGAAATACTACGGGCCAGATATAAAATATATTTGTCAGATACTGCCATTGCTCCTGCAGTTATGATGAAGGGAAAAAGTGTTATTGAAGATCCCATAGGTCTTTCTGTGGCAGCAGAAGCTGCCGTTTTTAAACATCTATTCGCCCGCTATTACTCGCAAAGTGTAAATTTTTCATACTGGAGGGGAAAAAAAGATCATGAAATCGATCTCGTTGCTGAAATCGCAGACAGATTGATTCCGTTTGAGATTAAATACAGGTCAACAAAGACAACCCCAAAAGACACAAAGGGTCTTGTTGAACTTTGCCGGCAAAAAAATATCCAACACGGATACGTTATCACCAAATCAACTGATGATATTGGACAAATGGCCAGCAACTGCAAGGCAAAAATTATGTGCCTTCCCGCTGCTTTCCTTTGCTACTGGATGGGAAAAAATTAATGTAATTGTACTGAAGCTGAATCAAACTGTTGATATTCTATGGCACCCATGCGCAATGAAAGCCCCTCCCCAAATTATTAAAGGTTTGAATTACCCTATCACATCATCGTAAAATTAAAGCTTAAAGAATCAGGAGGAAGTTTCGGGTGCAACAACAACTATTCAAAATCGCCAGCGCTTTGGTGCTATCACTGACCCTTGCAAGCTGCGGCGAGGAAAAACAATCTCTCCCTCCTAGAGGCTCAACCCTTAAGGTGCTAACTGCTGCTGATTATCCGCCCTTCGAGCGTTACAACAAAATTAAAAACAAAACCCCAGAAATGATTGGCTATGATATCGATCTTGTCAAACGCATTGGCCAATACCTCAGCTACGAAGTCGAATTTATCGACTACGACTTTGCTGACGTCATTCCAACACTAACCCAGCACAAAGCGCACCTTGCCATCGCTGCCATCAACGTAACTCCTGGGCGCCAAAAACAGATTACATTTTCCAAACCCTATTATAATGCCCGCAATATCCTGTTACTCCCCC contains:
- a CDS encoding ATP-binding protein encodes the protein MKIAKEELISILGQFNPWWHGESIADLPNWKRAAYRELLLWVQAPPAPRAVMLSGARQVGKTTLILQTIAELLKQGEPAANILYVTLDHPILKLAGIMKVLEAWREREPKQEGDEYIFIDEAQFIPDWGTWVKHQVDFEKKRHIVLTGSAMPLMSKDQESGVGRWHTIKITTLSFFEYLQIKNVNLPPLPDIKSLRELFSWEKVNFYRLTELGAYYTGHFHEYLVRGGFPQTTLVETVTQAQKLLREDIIDKALKRDMTALFGVRRILDLEQLFLYLCMHDGGLLDMATLCKNLRIKRPTAQNFLELLEATHLIYKLPPYGYGKEILRARYKIYLSDTAIAPAVMMKGKSVIEDPIGLSVAAEAAVFKHLFARYYSQSVNFSYWRGKKDHEIDLVAEIADRLIPFEIKYRSTKTTPKDTKGLVELCRQKNIQHGYVITKSTDDIGQMASNCKAKIMCLPAAFLCYWMGKN
- a CDS encoding transporter substrate-binding domain-containing protein, giving the protein MQQQLFKIASALVLSLTLASCGEEKQSLPPRGSTLKVLTAADYPPFERYNKIKNKTPEMIGYDIDLVKRIGQYLSYEVEFIDYDFADVIPTLTQHKAHLAIAAINVTPGRQKQITFSKPYYNARNILLLPLGSPLIRDDDFTNLHIAVKRGSTQEQFAKVWKQKHKGIKLVSFQQDHDVVQAVISKGVDAAIVEETPGRAYIQTNVEALTYRLLEDDNTKFAIAFPKGSPLVSEFNKALEHLESIGEIDKLKQKWFVG
- a CDS encoding ribose-phosphate pyrophosphokinase codes for the protein MKLISGNSNRPLAEAVADFLERSLAQVSIRRFADKEIFVEVQDNVRGEDVFVIQPTSYPANDNLMELLIIIDTLRRGSARRITTVMPYYGYARQDRKTGPRTPISAKLVANLICQAGANRVLTIDMHAGQIQGFFDIPTDNLFVSAIFARNIQQQFTKGAVTIVTPDIGGIGRARSVARRIGAGLVIVDKRRDHPGASSVMNIIGDVVGKDCILVDDIVDSSSTLCNAAQSLMEAGANSVNAYVTHGVFSGTAVGCIKESSIRELVITDSIEAREEVRNCSKIRIFSVASLLGEAIDRIAREESVSVLFE